The Apostichopus japonicus isolate 1M-3 chromosome 1, ASM3797524v1, whole genome shotgun sequence DNA segment TCGCTGAGAACTATGAGAAATATCGTTTGCAGTATACCGACCTCGGAATCGAGGATAACGCATTAACGTTTTTGAGAGAGGAGTTGAAAGAGGTAGATATATTTGATTCTCATCATCTGGTATAGAACCATTGTTTTATCCCTATACTATTAGAAGATATTCTAATTAGAGGATTTGGTGATATGTTTTATGAATAATGATTAAGATGAACTAAATATTGTCACACCCTTCTTTATACAGGGATGCATGTACTTAAGGAGGATAACCGGCGAAATAGAATCTCGTTGAAGCAAAACTGTTGCCCTTTCACTCCACTGCGATTAATTTAATTCTTCAATAGTAATCCATAGCAGTTTAAACTTTACAATACATTCCCGTGTGTCGTCTGCTCATTGCATAtccacccgatacacatagagaacacagttactactgtaaatcttaaagttttgtaccacagtaaaaactggatcgtgctctaaatcggtagcatgtgctattaggattacagtacgAACTGGGATATGTGTAGTTCTAACAAAAAcagttgttgggatttgttgaaattacaaatatccttaGTTTTTACTGTAAACGTAacagcacatgctaccgatttatcagatttgtcagcacaatccagttaTTACTGCGTGACAAAACTTTAAGatatacagtagttactgtaatctctgtgtgaatcgtcTGGCATATCAAGTTTTTTGTAAGACCCAACTTTAGCACCAGTCGTTTAATACTAAAGGCTCAAATTTCCTTTTGCCGACGAAAGTTGACGCGATAGTGGTTATTCTGTGCTGATTTCAAGTACCATTAAAGTCATAAATTGATCGCTCGTATAATATAAAGAGGAGCCATGAAGGGTTTGTACATATTTGGATTTAAGAAAGTAATGTTTTTGTAGTATTGGTTGCAATATGTTGTTCTATACAGAGAGATATCAtacaattttcatttaatttcatcttttaatttgttttataacaACATTCAGATGATAATATAAAGCACATATAAATTAACACCAATACAAAGatttgtgaaaggaagtgcCCTAAAAATCCTTAGTGGCTTTACGAGTAAAGCACTCCCTATAGCTAAACaatgaaaatgtacaaaaatatatgtctcttaacaagaaagaaacaaaaaaaaaacaagagggaaaaaaagagacaaaaaatgACCCTGTCCCTGACCCCACTCAAACTATTTTGCTTTTGCTAGTAAATGTGATCAGCCGTTTTCTCTTTCATGTGAGATTAACCTGTATATTTGATGGCAACAACCGCTTCAAAAGCGTTGCCCATTGTCAGCTAGTGTTCATAGTATGAAAGGGAATGCTCATGAAATGTGAACTAAACAAATAACATTAACGAGTTcatcaaaagtttgaaattgaatCGATAAGCTTAAGttcttaaaacaaaactaaGTAAGACAACCCTGGTTACAAAGAGAGGCTCAGTAATGCAGAATATGCAATGCCGTGGATTAAAACTTGATGTTCTTGGTGATGTGAACATTGAACTCATTCCCAAAGTACGTGTTGATTttgcagcatatatatatatatacatacagcgTATTATGAATGTTAGCATATTCTACGGTAGCGGCGACTTTTACCTGCTACTTCCGAAACTAGATATATTTATGGGGTGAAATTCAATCGCGGAAGCTGGTCACTTTGAAACTTGTTTCAAACCATACTGAAATTTACAAACAAATCACGCATAGTTCAATTTCCCTTACATTGTGTAAACGTAATTGTAACTATTTTAAACATAGCTTACAAACATAATTATGTAGTACCAGTGCATCCAACAGGGTGAGTACCCGTACAAGTACAGAATTCCCCATTGGTATGAGTACGAGAACTTGTACTAGATACttacttttcaaaatggccGAGTGCGATTACACATCCTGACGTTCATGAGGGCGAGAATAAGTACATTTAAGTACAATTATGATACATCATACGATTACCAGTACGGATTCACTACAAGACTTAGTCTCCATGCAAATGAATAAATGGAAATGTTCTGAAGCAGCAAATGAAAAACTATTGCCCACGTCGTATAGTGCAGGTTTTGCTGCTTCCAAATAATCATCAACGCTGTGTCATTGCACAGTTTTGCGTTGTATTTCATGTAGAAATTTCTCACTTTGCAGGATCCACAGTCCCTTGCAGTGGATGTCGGCTGTGGTACTGGACAATTCACAGTGCTCCTTGCGCCACGTTTCTCAAAAGTGATCGGAGTTGATTGTAGCTCCGCTCAGATCTCTGTAGCCAAGCAAAAAGCCATAGAGGGAAATCTTGAATACAGGTATCAGGTTAAGGATAGAGAAAACGACGACACGTTATGTGTGACAGTATACATGTTTGAAAGTAACATGTCAACATAGCATCCTCTTGCATCAACTCTGTAGTATATATAATTGACAATGTATCTTCCATGTAGAAGAATTTGGATGCAACACGTTATGTGTGACAGTACATGTTTGAAAGTAACACAACGTAACATCCTCCTGCATCAACTGTGTAGTATACTTGTACCTTCCATTTAGAAGAATTTGGCTGTAGTTTATTAAAATTCCGCCGAAATTAGTCGAAGTCATAGCACATTAAATGATCCTTTCCTTTTTTAAATCTAGCAGTTGTCCAGTTTACTGTCAGATGAATTGGATTACACACATGTTAGATGATATGATTAACAACTTAACTGCAATTTCATCAGTGGTATTGACAGAACATGgcgttttttgttttgtttgtttgcaatTACTTGGTAAAGtatcaaaataaagaaagaacaatTCAACTAATCCTTCCAACACTTTCGAAGCTATGATTCCTGCCTTGCAATTAACATTTACATATCTAATCACTTTTAATTGCTTTCTatgttattactattatttgtCTTCTACCTTTTCTTCTAATATCACATTTAACATATCTTGTAATCTTTTGTTGAAATAAGGGAAGGTGTCGCAGAGCATTTGCCTTTTCTTGGAGATAATTCGGTGGATTTAGTGACGACAATGGGAGCAATGCAATACTTCGATGCACCACAGTTCTTAGCAGAAGTTCATCGGGTTCTAAAACCTAGAGGTTGTCTTATGATAGGTATTTTTGACGTCACCAATTTAAGTCTCCATGCAGACACAGAGGGGAAAAACTCAACGGTAAACGAGAGATGCACGTCGCTCTGTCGCGAGGTATGTATTTCATAATAAGTTTTTAAACAAAGTATATGCTATTCTAactttttagaaatttacattCGCCAAAGTAGTAATGTTAAAGAAAGTCTGGATATCCTAAAGTTGGAAGCAAAGAGACAAAATATGCACGCACTACGTTAAATATCACTACTTTAAATAATCAGTTTTGATGTGGTGACATATTATTTCCGTGCTCTGGA contains these protein-coding regions:
- the LOC139965313 gene encoding putative methyltransferase DDB_G0268948; amino-acid sequence: MSERHFEDSSLAENYEKYRLQYTDLGIEDNALTFLREELKEDPQSLAVDVGCGTGQFTVLLAPRFSKVIGVDCSSAQISVAKQKAIEGNLEYREGVAEHLPFLGDNSVDLVTTMGAMQYFDAPQFLAEVHRVLKPRGCLMIGIFDVTNLSLHADTEGKNSTVNERCTSLCREIVNVSIQQLGENAQKMFYTVDHPSPDYPEFQSFSKRALKHFNGVHEFEGFMKSFGGLRTYLQENPNSTMINDYKERLTEILGAVFSSPKTTPLAYAMDLKMSMYRKP